In one window of Erwinia tasmaniensis Et1/99 DNA:
- a CDS encoding LysE family translocator, producing MTLELWLAYTGVIAALIAIPGPSALINMTHGLRYGRKQALATVGGGVLAAMILMTASALGLGAILAASTTAFMVLKIVGAAYLIWLGIAAWRDNSEPAQINASELEDAPGAMRLFRKGFTVGISNPKDLLFFAALFPNFIDASHPHAAQFATLAVTWAVLDGGIMFSYACAGRRLSGVFSDARRLRILNRSTGSLFVFAGGALAVSAK from the coding sequence ATGACGCTTGAACTTTGGCTGGCCTATACCGGCGTGATCGCCGCGCTGATCGCCATTCCCGGCCCCTCAGCGCTGATCAATATGACGCACGGTCTGCGTTACGGTCGTAAGCAGGCGCTGGCAACCGTCGGCGGCGGCGTGCTGGCCGCCATGATACTGATGACCGCCTCGGCGCTGGGTCTGGGGGCTATTCTTGCCGCTTCAACCACCGCCTTTATGGTGTTGAAAATCGTGGGTGCCGCCTATCTGATTTGGCTGGGCATCGCCGCATGGCGCGACAACAGCGAACCGGCTCAGATTAACGCGTCTGAACTTGAAGATGCGCCGGGAGCCATGCGCCTGTTCCGCAAAGGTTTCACGGTGGGCATCAGTAACCCGAAAGATCTGCTGTTCTTTGCCGCGCTGTTCCCGAACTTTATCGATGCCAGCCATCCGCACGCCGCGCAGTTTGCCACGCTGGCTGTGACCTGGGCGGTGCTGGATGGCGGCATTATGTTCAGCTACGCCTGCGCGGGCCGTCGGCTGTCGGGCGTCTTTTCTGACGCTCGCCGTCTGCGCATCCTTAACCGCTCTACCGGCAGCCTGTTCGTTTTTGCCGGGGGCGCACTGGCAGTTTCGGCAAAATAG
- a CDS encoding LeuD/DmdB family oxidoreductase small subunit, with protein sequence MKAMISGAVYVLGDNIDTDQILSAEYLKVNPSTPEGYAQLARLAMCGLPEGALPFIDPQTGRSAYPIIVAGKNFGCGSSREHAVVALGAAGVQAVIAQSYARIFFRNCVATGELLPVAAAEPLCQRLRTGDRVSIDIGKQTITLLESGERLMTDPLGELANMVAAGGLFAWARASGRINVSA encoded by the coding sequence ATGAAAGCGATGATCAGCGGGGCGGTGTACGTCCTCGGCGATAATATTGATACCGACCAGATCCTGTCGGCGGAATATCTGAAGGTCAACCCCTCGACGCCGGAGGGCTATGCGCAGCTTGCGCGGCTGGCCATGTGCGGTCTGCCGGAGGGGGCGCTGCCGTTTATCGATCCACAAACCGGACGTTCGGCCTACCCGATTATCGTGGCGGGGAAAAACTTTGGCTGCGGCTCTTCGCGCGAGCATGCGGTTGTGGCGCTGGGGGCGGCCGGGGTTCAGGCGGTCATCGCGCAGTCGTATGCGCGCATCTTTTTCCGCAACTGTGTTGCCACCGGGGAGCTGCTGCCGGTCGCTGCCGCTGAACCCTTATGTCAGCGTCTGCGTACCGGCGATCGGGTCAGCATTGATATCGGCAAGCAGACGATCACGCTGCTGGAAAGCGGCGAGCGGCTGATGACCGACCCGCTGGGGGAGCTGGCGAATATGGTTGCCGCCGGCGGACTGTTCGCCTGGGCCCGCGCCAGCGGGCGTATCAACGTTAGCGCGTAA
- a CDS encoding 3-isopropylmalate dehydratase large subunit, with product MGQTISQKILARASGRKCVTPGEIVWAKVDILMSHDPCTPGVASVFKKEFGARAKVWDAERFIMIPDHFVYSADPQANQNIRVMREFAREQQIKYFYDVGTPDYKGVCHIGLAEGGHTRPGEVLLGTDSHTVTAGAFGCFAIGLGITDAAYALGSGEIPLKVPTTIRVNYHGVMPAYLQAKDLILGLLARLTVDGATYEAIEFGGSVIDAMSVEERMTICNMVVECGAKNGIMVPNQATLDYLATRTDIPFSVVEPDADARYSQVLDINVTEMQPLVAKPHSPDNVVAIDTLKNVAISQAYIGSCTGGKLADFIAAARVIKGRKVVVPTFAVPATKEVFHGLISTDIDGQSVYRILCDAGVQLSSESGCAACCGGPADTFGRVNQPISVISTTNRNFVGRMGHKRANIYLASPYAVAAAAVTGEITHPGALCGDDK from the coding sequence ATGGGTCAGACAATCAGTCAAAAAATACTTGCCCGTGCCAGCGGGCGAAAATGTGTTACGCCGGGGGAAATCGTTTGGGCAAAAGTTGATATATTAATGTCGCACGACCCCTGTACGCCGGGCGTTGCCAGCGTGTTTAAGAAAGAGTTCGGCGCACGGGCAAAAGTCTGGGATGCTGAACGCTTTATTATGATCCCCGATCACTTTGTTTATTCCGCCGACCCACAGGCGAATCAGAATATTCGCGTGATGCGTGAATTTGCCCGCGAACAGCAGATTAAATACTTCTACGATGTCGGTACGCCGGACTATAAGGGCGTTTGTCATATTGGCCTGGCGGAAGGCGGGCACACGAGGCCGGGAGAAGTTCTGCTGGGAACGGATTCGCATACCGTCACCGCAGGGGCATTTGGCTGCTTCGCCATTGGCCTGGGGATCACCGATGCCGCCTACGCGTTAGGGAGTGGAGAGATCCCGCTGAAAGTCCCCACCACGATCCGCGTGAACTACCACGGCGTGATGCCCGCGTATTTACAGGCTAAAGATCTGATCCTCGGCCTGCTGGCCAGGCTAACGGTGGATGGGGCCACCTATGAAGCCATTGAATTTGGCGGCAGCGTCATTGATGCCATGTCGGTTGAGGAGCGCATGACGATATGCAATATGGTGGTGGAGTGCGGGGCGAAAAACGGCATCATGGTGCCGAATCAGGCCACGCTGGACTATCTTGCCACGCGCACCGATATCCCGTTTAGCGTGGTGGAACCTGACGCGGACGCCCGTTACAGCCAGGTGCTGGACATTAATGTGACGGAGATGCAGCCGCTGGTGGCTAAACCGCATTCGCCGGATAACGTGGTGGCCATCGATACGCTGAAGAACGTGGCGATTTCACAGGCGTATATCGGTTCCTGTACCGGCGGTAAGCTGGCTGATTTTATTGCCGCTGCCCGCGTAATCAAAGGGCGCAAAGTCGTGGTTCCGACCTTCGCCGTACCCGCGACAAAAGAGGTCTTTCACGGTTTAATCAGCACCGATATTGACGGTCAGTCGGTGTACCGCATCCTGTGTGATGCGGGCGTGCAGCTGTCGTCCGAATCCGGCTGCGCGGCGTGCTGCGGCGGCCCGGCCGATACTTTTGGCCGCGTCAACCAGCCGATCTCGGTGATCTCCACCACCAACCGCAACTTTGTCGGGCGTATGGGCCACAAACGGGCCAACATCTATCTTGCTTCCCCTTATGCCGTGGCCGCTGCGGCGGTAACCGGCGAGATAACCCATCCCGGCGCACTGTGCGGAGACGACAAATGA